A single window of Halobacteriovorax sp. GB3 DNA harbors:
- the rpsB gene encoding 30S ribosomal protein S2 produces MSNELKLKELLEAGAHFGHQTQKWNPKMKKYVYGERNGIYIVDLAKTIPMAKKAYDFLKKTAAEGKPVLFVGTKRQASETVKMAAESCGAYHVTSRWLGGMLTNYKTITLSVDKLRKVEKMKETGDFELLTKKERSKINKDVVKLEKNLGGIKDMRKLPGALFIVDPNNERIAIQEANTLGIPVVAITDTNCNPDGVSYVVPGNDDAIKSVTLFADYFASAVSEGSGTAKKGSKAKKDNVRDKALEDEILSKYEKDIDLIGEDE; encoded by the coding sequence ATGTCTAACGAACTTAAGTTGAAAGAGTTACTAGAAGCAGGTGCACACTTCGGTCACCAGACTCAGAAGTGGAACCCAAAAATGAAAAAGTATGTTTACGGTGAGAGAAACGGTATCTATATCGTTGATCTTGCAAAAACAATCCCAATGGCCAAAAAAGCATATGACTTCCTTAAGAAGACAGCTGCTGAAGGAAAGCCAGTTCTTTTCGTTGGAACAAAAAGACAAGCATCTGAAACTGTAAAAATGGCCGCTGAGTCTTGTGGTGCTTACCACGTAACTTCTAGATGGCTAGGTGGAATGCTTACTAACTACAAAACAATCACACTTTCAGTTGATAAACTTAGAAAAGTTGAAAAAATGAAAGAAACTGGTGATTTCGAACTTCTTACTAAAAAAGAAAGATCAAAAATCAACAAAGACGTTGTTAAGCTTGAGAAAAACCTTGGTGGTATCAAGGATATGAGAAAGCTTCCAGGTGCTCTTTTCATCGTTGATCCAAACAATGAAAGAATTGCTATTCAAGAAGCGAATACACTAGGTATTCCAGTTGTAGCTATTACAGATACTAACTGTAACCCAGATGGTGTTTCTTATGTTGTTCCAGGTAACGATGACGCTATTAAGTCTGTTACTCTTTTTGCTGACTACTTTGCAAGTGCAGTATCTGAAGGTTCTGGTACAGCTAAGAAAGGTTCTAAAGCTAAGAAAGATAACGTTAGAGATAAAGCTCTAGAAGATGAAATTCTTTCTAAGTATGAAAAAGACATCGACCTAATCGGTGAAGACGAATAA